A genomic window from Pecten maximus chromosome 2, xPecMax1.1, whole genome shotgun sequence includes:
- the LOC117319569 gene encoding haloacid dehalogenase-like hydrolase domain-containing protein 3, translated as MANAVKMITFDVTNTILKILGGVGHQYAQVSKLYGVEMDPIKINQAFKTHWVRQNQQHPNFGAEENMASHHWWHDLVKKTFVDAGYEGNDSTISTIFTHLYVHFGTSNGWEIVPGANEALQNLNNCNIKLGVISNFDERLETILTKTALRHHFDFVITSKQLKIAKPDARIFQEALRLGECSACHSLHVGDNYHHDYCGARDAGLTGVLFSKDMDNLPKDIDKDYIVSNLDELSRYLK; from the coding sequence TGTGACCAACACCATCCTAAAGATCCTTGGAGGAGTTGGTCATCAGTATGCCCAGGTTTCTAAACTGTATGGTGTGGAAATGGATCCCATCAAAATAAACCAAGCTTTCAAGACACACTGGGTGAGACAAAATCAACAACATCCAAATTTCGGAGCAGAGGAGAATATGGCTTCCCACCATTGGTGGCACGATCTTGTGAAGAAAACATTTGTTGATGCTGGTTATGAAGGAAATGACAGCACAATTTCAACAATTTTCACACATCTATATGTACATTTTGGAACGTCCAATGGATGGGAGATTGTCCCAGGAGCCAATGAAGCATTACAGAATCTGAACAACTGTAACATCAAACTGGGAGTCATTTCCAATTTTGATGAGCGTTTAGAGACAATTCTGACCAAAACGGCTTTAAGACATCACTTTGATTTTGTGATCacttcaaaacaattaaaaattgcAAAACCAGATGCAAGAATCTTCCAGGAAGCTCTTAGACTTGGAGAGTGTTCAGCCTGTCACTCACTCCATGTCGGTGATAACTACCACCATGACTACTGTGGAGCAAGGGATGCAGGCTTGACAGGCGTTCTGTTTAGCAAAGACATGGATAACTTGCCAAAGGACATTGATAAAGATTACATTGTGTCAAATTTGGATGAATTGTCACGATACCTGAAGTAA